The sequence TCCACTCCGAGCGGAAGAGGATTGAGAGAAACAGTGATCTGCTCGACACTTTTTTAGATGGATACGACAAAAGATAAAAATGCGGGGGAGCGGATAATAGTCGCCCTCGATTATGCGGATTTAAAAACCGCCGAGGAGTTGGTTCGCTACCTTAAGGGTATAATCTCCTTTTTCAAGGTGGGGCTCGAGCTCTTCACTTCCTCGGGCCCGGGCGCCGTAAAAATGGTCACCGAAAACGGCGCAAAGGTTTTCCTGGACCTCAAGTTCCATGACATTCCTAACACGGTGGTAGGGGCCGTTTCGAGCGCCTTGAATTTAAGCGTTTCGATGCTGAACGTCCATGCAGCGGGTGGAGAAGAGATGATGCGGGCGGCCGCCAAGACGGCGGCGGAGTCCGAAAATCGGCCGAAGCTGCTTGCCGTGACGGTCTTGACCTCGATTGACGAGGAGGGCTTTCGCCAGATCGGCTTTTCTGGATCGATCGGGGATTCGGTGGTGAATCTTGCGAAATCTGCCAAAAATTCCGGCCTCGACGGGGTTGTCTGCTCTCCCAACGAGATTCGACCCGTAAGAGAAATCCTCGGGGCCGATTTCCTCATAGTGACGCCGGGGGTGCGCCCGACATGGTCGCAGAAGGACGACCAGAGACGTGTCATGACGCCGGCGGAGGCCCTTAACGCCGGCGCCGACTACATAGTGATCGGAAGACCCATAACAGCGGATAAAGATCCAAGGCGGGCGGCGGAGAGGATCATCGAAGATGTGGATGGTGAGAATATTTAATCGAAGGCAGGGAGGGCCCAGTCAAATATTCGGTGGGGGGATCGCAGAAGTCCGGGCTTTATATCCTTTTAGCAAACACCAAAGCCTTTGTGCCCGGCTTCGATTTCCTCTCCCATAGGATGTTCGGAAGCTCCCTTACTATCTCGTAGCCGTTCTTCCTGTAAAAAGGGACGGCTTTTCTATTTTGGTCCGTGGTGACGAGGTGAATTCCACAGGCGCCTTCCTCTCTCATCCTTCCCTCGAAAGCATCAATCAGCATCC is a genomic window of Candidatus Zymogenus saltonus containing:
- the pyrF gene encoding orotidine-5'-phosphate decarboxylase, which produces MDTTKDKNAGERIIVALDYADLKTAEELVRYLKGIISFFKVGLELFTSSGPGAVKMVTENGAKVFLDLKFHDIPNTVVGAVSSALNLSVSMLNVHAAGGEEMMRAAAKTAAESENRPKLLAVTVLTSIDEEGFRQIGFSGSIGDSVVNLAKSAKNSGLDGVVCSPNEIRPVREILGADFLIVTPGVRPTWSQKDDQRRVMTPAEALNAGADYIVIGRPITADKDPRRAAERIIEDVDGENI